The following coding sequences lie in one Amycolatopsis cihanbeyliensis genomic window:
- a CDS encoding MarR family winged helix-turn-helix transcriptional regulator has translation MSVPDDAVEARAQGWRTLAALHARIEDKLERALQREHELSVSEYSLLDVLSRQDGFHLRMNQLANAVVLSQSATTRLVGRLEDRGLLQRYLCPTDRRGIYTEFTPAGRELFGAARPTHDAALSAALDEAAELPELAPLVSALATLEFTP, from the coding sequence GTGTCAGTGCCCGATGACGCCGTCGAAGCCCGCGCCCAGGGCTGGCGCACCCTGGCCGCGCTGCACGCGCGGATCGAGGACAAGCTGGAGCGAGCCCTGCAACGGGAGCACGAGTTGTCCGTCAGCGAGTACTCACTGCTGGACGTGCTGTCCCGGCAGGACGGCTTCCACCTGCGGATGAACCAGCTCGCCAACGCGGTGGTACTGAGCCAGTCGGCGACCACCCGGCTGGTCGGCAGGCTGGAGGACCGCGGGCTGCTACAGCGCTACCTGTGCCCGACCGACCGGCGCGGTATCTACACCGAGTTCACCCCTGCCGGAAGGGAGTTGTTCGGCGCCGCCCGCCCCACCCACGACGCGGCACTGTCCGCGGCACTGGACGAGGCCGCCGAACTCCCCGAACTGGCTCCCCTGGTCAGCGCCCTCGCCACCCTCGAGTTCACCCCCTGA